GGCATGCCTCATTTAGGGTAGTGATAATGACGCTCGCTTGCTTTAAAAGCTCTTGAGCGCTATTTTCTGTGTTGATCTTTTCTGTTGTTGGTGTTGATGTTCCTCCATTCCACGAGATTGAAATAGCTTTCCCATGACTCCATGGGTATATTAAAGGTTCATTTGGACTGCCACCCGTTCTTTTGTCTCCATTGATAGTGAAATCAAGTTTTGTGGTGGTGTTGCTAAGAACTGGGATCCCATCTCCATCAGATCCATTCGCTGTCAAAGCCTTTTGAATGATTTGATAGGCTCGATTGATTTTTGCATAATTTTCAGTGGATATAGGCCCACCATGTCCTGGCTGGTAATACGAATTGCAAGTGATGGTCGTCGTATTTTGTCCTGGCACATTATTAAAAGTTTGGATACCTCCATTCGCGCTCTCGTTACTGCCAGGACCACAAGCAGTAAAAGCGTAGCTTGTAACTTGCCACAACCCTACTGCAGCGTTCAATGCTAAAAGCACCGCCTGATAGGCGGGGGAGTTGGTTTTGACATCAAGCAAATTCCTAGAGCTTGAGCCTAGATTATCCCTTGCGTCGTTAATCGCGCTCGGATCAGCGGATAATTTGATCAGGGTGTTTAGGGTGCTGTAATTATTCAAAAGATTGTTCAGCTTTTCATAATTGTCTGAAAGCTCTTGAATGCCTTTAGTGTTTTTCACCATTTGAGCGGCCTCACCGATCTGATAGCCTACGCTTGTGTAAAAGCCGTCGTCTTCAGCGTGGAGCAAAAACGAGAGAGAGAGAGAGAGAGTAAAAGGGTTTTTTTCATGTTTTCTCCTTGAAATTAAAATGGTTAGGTGAGTCTTGTAAAATTATAAGATCTTATCACAAGATTTCGTTAATATAGCATGGATTGATAAGATTTTTGCACTAATTTGGTGTTTTGTTGTTTCAAAAAAAAAAAAAAAAAAGGGTTTTTGGGGTATTTTTGAGCTATTTTAAATGATTAGAAAGGTTTTAAAATTAGGTTTAATCAAGATAGCTATAAAACGGAGGTTTGGTTACTTGGTGGGATCGTTTTAGTTTTGGTTATAAAACTCTTAAGGGGGTATTTTAAATGGGATCGTTTTAGACTTGGCTGTAAGACTCTTAAGGGGGCATTTTAAAATAATGTTCTCACTAATAACGCTTAAGAAACCACCGCTAAAATCAAGCTTTTTTATTTTGTTGTGAAGTGCCCAAACACTAGAGATATTTGGGATTTCTGCTTGGGTGGTTTTAAGGGGGGATTTTTGTCGTTTTTACCGCTAGCGCCCCATAAAAGCCAGGCCAAGATTAAACAAGATTAAACAAGATTAAACAAGATTAAACAAGATTAAACAAGATTAAACAAGATTAAACAAGATTAAACAAGATTAAACAAGATTAAACAAGATTAAACAAGATTAAACAAGATTAAACAAGATTAAACAAGATTAAAAGGGCATGCCCCCCATTAGCCCTAAAAAATTTAGTGCTGTTTAAAAGGGCTATCCACGACTTTTTTCCTATCCACAATGTAGGGGATTAAAGCCATGTGGCGGGCTCTTTTGATCGCTACTTCCACCCTCTCTTGCCACTTTTTGCTATTGCCTGTCAATCTCCTTGGCATGATTTTATAGCGCTCTGATAGCGTGTGCTTGAGCATGTCTAAATCTTTATAGTCAATAAAGCTGATTTTAGCTTCAGTGTATTTGCAATAGCGTTTTGAATAGCGTTTTCTTTCCATAATTTCTCCTTAAATTTTAACCCTTAAAAGGGGATTTCTTCTTCATCAATATTGATTTCAGGCACGCTGTTTTGATACTTGGACGGCTGTGCTTGTAAATTCTCTTTAGCGTAAGCGTTTTGTGCATAACTTTGGGTTTGGCTGAAAGGATCTTGGCTAGGAGCGTTATAATTAGCGGGATAAGCGTTGTTGAAATTCTCATGCATTACGCTATCTTGCATAGCGTTTGCTTGGGGATTGTCTGATTTTTTATCCATAAATTGCAACGAGTCTGCTGTGATGGTGTGGCGGGAATTTTTTTTGCCCGTTTGATCCATCCAGCTCTCATAAGTCAAACGCCCTTCTATCAAAACGCTTGAACCCTTGCTTAAATACTGGTTAGCGATTTCAGCCGTTCGCCCAAACAAACGAGCATCTATGAAGCACACCTCTTCGCCTAGCGTGCCGTCTTGTTTTTTAAAACGCCTGCTTGTGGCTAAACCTATTGTAGCCGCAGCCGAACCGCTAGGCAAATATTTCAACTCCACATTCCTGGTCAAACGCCCTACCATAATCACTTTATTAAACATGATAAGCCCTTATTCGCTATGAGATCCTACGCTTTCTGCTTCCTCTGTGTGATGAGAATGCGTGTGTTCGGTTTTTTCGTGTTTTTCTTTGGCGTGTGATGGCTTTTTATTAGCCCTATCCACTAACGCATGCCACGCTTCTACTTCTTTCTTGCTTTCGTATTTGATCACAATGAAACGCAACACATCTTCATTGATGCGATACAATCGTTCAAGCTCTAAGATCATTGACGGCTCTGCTTTGAAATACGCCACATAATAATAGCCTCTTTTGTGCTTTTTGATTTCATAAGCCAAATTACGCATGCCCATATCCAGGCTCGTTTCAATCACGCCGTGATGCTTAGTGATCACTTCTTTATAAAACTCAATTTTGGATTTAATCTCTTCTTCTACTAAAGTAGGTTTGAGAATAAACATCGTTTCATAATGCCTCATCCATTCTCCTTGTGGTTGTATAGCCCTTTTTTTACTAAAAAAGAGCAAGGTCTAAAAAACTTTTGATTATACCTTGCTTTCGCTTGTTTTTGGATTAAATTGAGTTTTATTGGAATATTAAAGCTCAAAAATAGATCATTTTTCAAGGGTTGATGATTTTTTGAATGGGGGTCAAATACAAAAAACCCAATTCCTTTTGCCCTTGCATGCTTTGAATGTGCCATAACCTAAAAATTTCAAAAACCCTCTTATAGCCGGCTTCTTTCAAACGCAGGGCGTTTTTAGCGTAATTTTGGGCAATCTCTTTAGGGGGAGCGTAGCCTAAAACCTCTTTAGCATCCATTAAACCGGTCGTTTTAATATGAGCGAAAAATAAAAAAAGCTGGTAAAAATAGCGCTCTAACCCCCTTAAAATATCCGCATCTTTTTTGCCCTCTTTTAACAAATAATCATAAATATCAAGCACGCTTTTTTTCAAAAAAAGCCCTAAAATGAGTTTTTGTAGATCCATATCCCCCGCATTGGAGCTTAATTCTTGAATGTCTTCTAAAGTGATGGGTGCGTTTAAAATCGCTAGCTTGTCTAAATCGTTAAACGAAATGCTTAAATCTTCGTTATTGGTTTCAAAAAGAGCGTTTAAAAGATGATTGCTGATGTCTAAATGTAAAAAATTAGCCCTTTCTTGTAAGAATTTCAAACTCTCCCACGCTTTAGGGATAAAAAAGCGCGCATGGATTGCTTCATCTTTCAAGGGGCTTTTTTGGAAAAATTTAACGATAATTTCGCTAGTGTGTTTGTATTTTGTGGTGTCGCTTTTAGAATTATAAAGCCCTATGATAAGCCTGTTATGGCTAGGCCGCTCTAAAGCTTTTAAAAAAAGATTGATGTCATTTTCCTTAAATTTCTTATGCAAGGCAAAATCCAGTTTTAAAATGACTAAACTGCTCCCTCCAAATAAAGAATCCTGCTCTAAAAGGGTCGCAATTTGGCTTTTTTCATAATCGCTCGCATAAAAAAGCGAAGTTTCTGTGTCAGGGTTATTGCATTTAAAAAGCGCGCTAATCGTTTGAATATAATAATGGATAAAAAAATCAAACTCCCCATACAAAAACACCGCTTTAGGGAGTCGTTGTTTCAAATAATGGTCCAAATCTTTACGATACATGCTCTTTAATCCTTGTCTATGATTTCGCCTCTAACTTGCCCTAAAATCAAATCCGCATGCGTGATTGTAACGCGCACCTTTTCTAACGGCTTAAAAACCTTGTTCGTTTTGATCAAAACTTTAAGCCCTATAAATTCTTTTAACCCCACCACCACCCAATCTTTAACCTCCAAAACAACGCCCAAAAATTCTTTTTCTAAAAACTCTAAAGCTAAGCGGGCGAATTTGCGTTTGATAAAATCCCTTTCAATCAAAGCGACCTTTTTTTGTAAAGCGTTCAACTCAGCGCATAATTTGGGCGTTTCTTCTAACAAATACGAACAGCCTTTAGCTTGATGGAACAACAATTCTTTTAAAAGCCTGTGCAAGGCTAGATCGCTGTATCGTCTAATGGGCGAAGTGAAATGCGTATAGCTAGCAAACCCCAAACCAAAATGGCTTTCTTGCATGGGGCTATAAAGGGCTAAATTTTGAGATTTGATGATTAAGCGTGAAACTTCTCTTTCTATACTCTTTTCTTTGGCTATCTTTAAAGCATGCTCTAAAAAAGGAAAAAAACCCATGTTTTTAGGGCGCACAATCTCATAATCAAAAAGCTTAGCGTAAAGGCGTTTTTGCTGCTCCAAACTCGGCTCTTTGTGGGTGCGGTATATCCCCCTATTTTGAAAATGCTCATCTAATAACCTCGTGCTAGACTGGTTGGCTAAGAGCATGGCTTCTTCTATAAGAGTGTGCGCATCGCTTTCTTTTTCTGTTTCAATTTTTTCTATACGCCCTTCTTTATTCAAATACAGCTTGTTTTCAAAGGAATTGAAATTAAACCCCTTTTTTAAACGCTCCTTTTTTAACTTTAAAGCCACCTCTAAAAACCCTAAAAGGCTTTGTTGCAAATCTTTAGCTAAAGAGCTTTGATTAGCGCTTAAAAAATGATTGATTTCTTCATAAGTGCAATTAGCCCTAACTTCAATAACGCCTTGAGATAATCGGGCGTTCTTCAAATCGTCTAAAGGGATTTCATACACTAAAGCCAAGCGTTTTTCAAACGCTTTTAATGAGCATGCCCCTTGAGACAAACTCAAAGGCAGCATGGGATAGACGCTATTAGGGAAATACACGCTAAAACCCCTAATCCTAGCTTCTTTATCCAAACTGGAATGTTTCGGCACAAATTCGCTCACGTCAGCAACCGCCACAAACAAGGTATTTTTTTCTTTATCGTAAAAAATCGCATCGTCAAAATCTTTAGCGTCTTTGGGGTCAATGGTGATAAAAGGGAGGTGAGAATAATTGATCCTGTTTTTAAAATCGCTCGCTTTAAGTTGCGCGTAATGTTGGGCTAAATTCAAACAATCTTTTGAAAAATCCTTAATCCTGTCAAAAAGGCTTAAAGAAAGGTTTTCATCTATTAAAGGGTCTTCTAAGGCCCCTAAAATTTCGCTGATTTCACGCTTTTTAAGATCGATTTTTACCACGCAATGCCTGGGCAATTCTAATAAGGATCTTTGGCTGTGCTTTAAAAGAATGGGTTTTTTAAAAGGCTCTTTAAAAGGGATAGCCACAATCTGGTGATTTTTTTTAGCCAGGTAAGCTATTATCGTGTGATCTGCATTTAAAAGCGCGGCTTTAAAAAAGGCTATGGGGCGCTTTTTAGAACATTCTATTTTGCATAAAATCAAAGCGTCTGTTTTAAAAGATGGGGGTAAGTTTTTGATTAAGGGGTCTTTGGAGTAATTTTTCGCTAAAGAAATGAAAAACGCCTTATTTTCTGCCCATTCAATTCTGCCTATATCAAAGCCTTCTTTTAAAAAATAGCGTTCCTTGTTGCATCCAAGCGCTTCTTTTAAAACGCCCTTTTCTATTAGAGAAGCGAATGGTTTAGGGATCTTTTTAACCCCAAAAAACAGGCTTCTTAAAAACCCTTGCATCAAAAAACACTTCGCATGACTTCAAACGCTTCTAAATAAGGGATTTGAGAAGCGCTGAATTTTTCAAAACTTAAAGAGGCTTGATAGATGAGCATGTCTTTCCCGTCTTGAAAGGGGATTTTTAACTCTTTAGCCAGAGACAAAAAGGGCGTTAAAAACCCATACGCCAAATCATAAGCGAGCTTGCCCTCTTTAAAATACCCTTTCAAAACCTCTTTATTTAAAGGCAATTCGTTATTCAAACTCGCTGAAGTGGCGTTAATGATCAAATCAAAAGCGCTTTTAGGAGGATCCATGAAACAATCACAACCCAAGCGTTGGAAAAAATCCAATCCCCTAGCAGAGCGGTTCAACACGCTCACTTCCAAGCCTTGTTTTTGTAATTCGCACGCTAAAGCTTTAGCGCTCCCCCCAGAGCCTAAAATCAGAGCGCTCTGGTAGCCCTCATCTCCCAAAGAGAGCCAGAAACCCAAAGCGTCGGTATTGTAGCCCACAAGCTCATCATTTTCTAAAACAAGCGTATTGACTGAAGTGCATTCAAGCGCGATGCCCTTGATTTTATCGCAAACTTGAAACGCCCTTTCTTTAAAGGGTAAGGTTACATTAGCCCCACTAAGCCCCAAATGCAAAAACTCGTTTTTGATATGGCTTTCTAAAGGGAGTAATATAGGGTGGTAATGCCCCAAAAACCCTAATTTTTTTTGAAAAGTTAAAAAACAAGCGTTATGGATTAAGGGCGATTTGGAATGCTTAATGGGATTTCCAAAAACCCCAAAAGTTTTTAATTTCATTATTCTTTCATTCAGCCTTTTTTAAAAGTTTTAAAAACACATAGCCCTTTGTTTTGTTAGAAAATTCAATTTCAGCCCAATCGTTTTGGATTTCTAAAACCTTCACGCTTTTATTTTTTAAAAGCAATCCCAAGATTTTACCTTTTGTGCTAGGAAAAGCGCGCACATTCACGCCACTGACTGCGACTTTATACTCTAAAGGTTTTTTTCCCATTGTAGAGGTTGTGGGGGCTTTTTGATCATTTTGAACGGGCGAGGCACTGTTTTGTTTAGGCTCGTTTTCTTTTTCTTGCTCTTGTTTAATCTCTTGTTTAGTTTCTTGTTTTTGCGCGGCTGTGTCTAAAGGTGGCGCTGTGTCTTTGGTAGGGTTTTGTTCTGTGGCGGTTGTGGTCGTGTTGGCTTCTTCTTGTTTGGGCGAAAGCGCGCTGTTTTGGCGCTCTATTTCGGTTTTTTCTAAATTCTGGCTTATTGAAGCGCTGTCTTTTTTTGCATAAAAACCAAGCGCAACATGCACTAAAGCATACAACAACATAAACCCTAAAACCACCAAAAAAGGCCGCATAAAAAGTTTTAAAGAAGATTTCATTTCAGTTTTCATTCCTACCCTCAACGCTTTTCAAAATCAATCCTAGGGTCAAT
The Helicobacter pylori genome window above contains:
- a CDS encoding shikimate dehydrogenase, which codes for MKLKTFGVFGNPIKHSKSPLIHNACFLTFQKKLGFLGHYHPILLPLESHIKNEFLHLGLSGANVTLPFKERAFQVCDKIKGIALECTSVNTLVLENDELVGYNTDALGFWLSLGDEGYQSALILGSGGSAKALACELQKQGLEVSVLNRSARGLDFFQRLGCDCFMDPPKSAFDLIINATSASLNNELPLNKEVLKGYFKEGKLAYDLAYGFLTPFLSLAKELKIPFQDGKDMLIYQASLSFEKFSASQIPYLEAFEVMRSVF
- a CDS encoding SH3 domain-containing protein, with amino-acid sequence MKTEMKSSLKLFMRPFLVVLGFMLLYALVHVALGFYAKKDSASISQNLEKTEIERQNSALSPKQEEANTTTTATEQNPTKDTAPPLDTAAQKQETKQEIKQEQEKENEPKQNSASPVQNDQKAPTTSTMGKKPLEYKVAVSGVNVRAFPSTKGKILGLLLKNKSVKVLEIQNDWAEIEFSNKTKGYVFLKLLKKAE
- the rpsF gene encoding 30S ribosomal protein S6, giving the protein MRHYETMFILKPTLVEEEIKSKIEFYKEVITKHHGVIETSLDMGMRNLAYEIKKHKRGYYYVAYFKAEPSMILELERLYRINEDVLRFIVIKYESKKEVEAWHALVDRANKKPSHAKEKHEKTEHTHSHHTEEAESVGSHSE
- a CDS encoding single-stranded DNA-binding protein — translated: MFNKVIMVGRLTRNVELKYLPSGSAAATIGLATSRRFKKQDGTLGEEVCFIDARLFGRTAEIANQYLSKGSSVLIEGRLTYESWMDQTGKKNSRHTITADSLQFMDKKSDNPQANAMQDSVMHENFNNAYPANYNAPSQDPFSQTQSYAQNAYAKENLQAQPSKYQNSVPEINIDEEEIPF
- the holA gene encoding DNA polymerase III subunit delta gives rise to the protein MYRKDLDHYLKQRLPKAVFLYGEFDFFIHYYIQTISALFKCNNPDTETSLFYASDYEKSQIATLLEQDSLFGGSSLVILKLDFALHKKFKENDINLFLKALERPSHNRLIIGLYNSKSDTTKYKHTSEIIVKFFQKSPLKDEAIHARFFIPKAWESLKFLQERANFLHLDISNHLLNALFETNNEDLSISFNDLDKLAILNAPITLEDIQELSSNAGDMDLQKLILGLFLKKSVLDIYDYLLKEGKKDADILRGLERYFYQLFLFFAHIKTTGLMDAKEVLGYAPPKEIAQNYAKNALRLKEAGYKRVFEIFRLWHIQSMQGQKELGFLYLTPIQKIINP
- the rpsR gene encoding 30S ribosomal protein S18, translated to MERKRYSKRYCKYTEAKISFIDYKDLDMLKHTLSERYKIMPRRLTGNSKKWQERVEVAIKRARHMALIPYIVDRKKVVDSPFKQH